In Streptomyces sp. NBC_00448, the following are encoded in one genomic region:
- a CDS encoding ABC transporter ATP-binding protein: MRQALGKRLGGLAGAASGLHRLRRTADDEAAAEMADGGPWGPAPVIEVRSLLKTYGHGDAAVRALGGPADPLTGDSPGVDLLVEQGDMVAVMGSSGSGKSTLMNILGCLDVPTAGRYLLDGIDVGGLDEHQLSLVRNRKIGFVFQSFNLVPRTPALAQVELPLAYAGVKAAERRRRALAALSLVGLADRVDHRPNELSGGQQQRVAVARALVTAPAMLLADEPTGNLDSHSTEDVLAIIDRLNASGRTVVLITHEDEVARHAKRVIRLVDGQVVEDVRQAAVDGPPPALRDPAEFASHAPHAMSGGAAR, from the coding sequence ATGAGGCAGGCCCTGGGCAAGCGGCTCGGCGGCCTGGCCGGAGCGGCGTCCGGGCTGCACCGGCTGCGCCGCACGGCGGATGACGAGGCGGCCGCCGAGATGGCCGACGGCGGCCCCTGGGGCCCGGCCCCGGTCATCGAGGTGCGCTCCCTGCTCAAGACGTACGGCCACGGCGACGCCGCCGTCCGCGCGCTCGGCGGCCCCGCCGACCCGCTCACCGGTGACTCCCCCGGCGTGGACCTGCTGGTCGAACAGGGCGACATGGTCGCGGTGATGGGCAGTTCCGGCTCCGGCAAGTCCACCCTGATGAACATCCTCGGCTGCCTCGACGTGCCGACCGCCGGCCGCTACCTGCTGGACGGCATCGACGTCGGCGGCCTGGACGAGCACCAGCTCTCCCTGGTCCGCAACCGCAAGATCGGCTTCGTCTTCCAGTCGTTCAACCTGGTGCCGCGCACCCCGGCGCTCGCCCAGGTCGAACTCCCGCTCGCCTACGCCGGCGTGAAGGCCGCCGAGCGGCGCCGCCGGGCGCTGGCCGCGCTCTCCCTGGTCGGCCTCGCCGACCGCGTCGACCACCGGCCCAACGAACTGTCCGGCGGCCAGCAGCAGCGCGTCGCGGTGGCCCGCGCCCTGGTCACGGCGCCGGCGATGCTGCTCGCCGACGAGCCGACCGGCAACCTGGACAGCCACAGCACCGAGGATGTGCTCGCCATCATCGACCGGCTCAACGCGTCCGGGCGCACCGTCGTACTGATCACCCACGAGGACGAAGTGGCCCGGCACGCCAAGCGCGTGATCCGGCTGGTGGACGGGCAGGTCGTGGAGGACGTACGGCAGGCCGCGGTGGACGGGCCGCCGCCCGCGCTGCGCGACCCGGCGGAGTTCGCCTCCCACGCCCCGCACGCCATGAGCGGGGGTGCGGCCCGGTGA
- a CDS encoding efflux RND transporter periplasmic adaptor subunit: MKVLPRRRRAVLINSVLGVVVLAGAGGAYAAVHDDSGKSASSGGARTATVTTATVSATVSGSGTLSSPSDAGLNFTTGGTLTEVDVKPGDKVKKDQVLAKVDPTAAKETLQQDEASLTAAEANLTKVEAGETPASSGTDSGSGSSGSGSNSGSSRETVVTPTPTPTVDPAQLASAQAQLTEAQNAVDAAQRAVDGCVLKAAVSGTVASVDGVKGDTVSGTSGSGTSSGSGSSGSGSSGSSSSGSSSSSSGSTPTGFVVLTNPSGMQVKADFSEADSLKIKAGQAATVTLNAESGTVLDAKVLSISSLPVSSSSSSGGSGSSGSAVQYAATLSITSDTSNLRTGLSASIQVTTGQAADALSVPTAAVSGTGTNRTVLVVNSDGSTTRTPVTVGVEGDSADQITSGLKEGQQVQIPQVASSGNGGFPSGAFPGGIGGGANRLGAAGGAGGGFRTGGTAGGGGRG; encoded by the coding sequence GATCAACTCGGTGCTCGGCGTGGTGGTCCTCGCGGGCGCCGGCGGCGCCTACGCGGCGGTGCACGACGACAGCGGCAAGTCCGCGAGCTCGGGCGGCGCACGGACCGCGACCGTGACCACGGCCACGGTGTCGGCCACCGTATCCGGCTCCGGCACGCTCTCCTCCCCGAGCGACGCGGGGCTGAACTTCACCACCGGCGGCACCCTCACCGAGGTCGACGTCAAGCCGGGCGACAAGGTGAAGAAGGACCAGGTGCTGGCGAAGGTCGACCCGACCGCCGCGAAGGAGACGCTCCAGCAGGACGAGGCGTCCCTGACCGCGGCCGAGGCGAACCTGACGAAGGTCGAGGCCGGCGAGACCCCCGCCTCCTCCGGCACGGACTCCGGCTCCGGCTCGTCCGGCTCCGGCTCCAACTCCGGCAGCAGCCGCGAGACGGTCGTCACCCCGACCCCCACCCCGACCGTCGACCCGGCCCAACTCGCCTCCGCACAGGCCCAGTTGACTGAGGCGCAGAACGCCGTGGACGCCGCGCAGCGCGCGGTGGACGGCTGCGTGCTGAAGGCCGCCGTCAGCGGCACCGTGGCCTCGGTGGACGGCGTGAAGGGCGACACGGTCAGCGGCACCTCCGGCAGCGGTACGAGTTCGGGCTCGGGCTCGTCGGGGTCGGGTTCCAGCGGCAGTTCGTCGTCGGGCTCCTCCTCCAGTTCCTCCGGTTCCACCCCGACCGGGTTCGTGGTCCTCACCAACCCCTCGGGCATGCAGGTGAAGGCGGACTTCTCCGAGGCCGACTCGCTGAAGATCAAGGCCGGCCAGGCCGCGACCGTCACGCTGAACGCCGAGTCCGGCACCGTGCTCGACGCCAAGGTGCTGTCGATCAGTTCGCTGCCGGTCAGCAGCAGTTCCAGCTCCGGCGGGTCGGGCTCCAGCGGCAGCGCGGTGCAGTACGCCGCCACGCTGAGCATCACCAGTGACACCTCGAACCTGCGCACCGGCCTGAGCGCCAGCATCCAGGTGACCACCGGCCAGGCGGCCGACGCGCTGAGCGTGCCGACCGCCGCGGTCTCCGGCACCGGCACCAACCGTACGGTCCTGGTGGTCAACTCCGACGGCTCCACCACCCGCACCCCGGTGACCGTGGGCGTCGAGGGCGACTCGGCCGACCAGATCACCAGCGGCCTGAAGGAGGGCCAGCAGGTGCAGATCCCGCAGGTCGCCTCCTCCGGCAACGGCGGCTTCCCGAGCGGTGCGTTCCCCGGCGGCATCGGCGGCGGCGCCAACCGGCTCGGCGCCGCGGGCGGCGCCGGCGGCGGCTTCCGCACCGGCGGCACCGCCGGCGGAGGTGGCCGCGGATGA